The Gossypium hirsutum isolate 1008001.06 chromosome D07, Gossypium_hirsutum_v2.1, whole genome shotgun sequence genome includes the window TTGTAATGATATTGTTGATTAGAAGAAATAagtgaaaaagaacatatataaacatgGGCTTAAATTATAGATAAGATAATAAGAGACAAAAGACTAATATTAGATAAAAATGATTGATTGAAGAATGGATCTACGTATTGTGTTAAAATGAATAGATATAATCATAAATTATAATGATACGAGGACACATATTACTAATGAAAAAGTTAACGAAATTGCTAACGAAAgggttttattaaaacaatataataatttaaacacTTAATTTagaaactaatttaaaatttaatccataatttaaCGAATCATTAACATAAAAATAAgggaaattttttaattatataaataaatacaacaacaacaaaattcttatttttaaagaaaaaaatttataatagtCAAAAGCTCATCATCTCTCATTTGAAATTATGTTCATATGGTGATGTGTGATTGGGATCCAAACAGATTATTTAAAGCTACTTTCCCTTATTGCATACATTGTTGTTCCAATTTTGagttggaaaaagaaaatcaagagaCGTGAAAACATAggatctaataaaaataaaaataaaaataaaaagtcgagtatttgttaaatttagattcataaaatatgattttttgttACATGACTACCGAGtgaacttatttttttaaaacatcacACCAATGAATTCAATAGAAGAGTTTAACCAAAACTTCAATGGAGCTAATAATTGaaccgaaattttaaaattctaaaaaaataaagagactaaatttcaagtataaaaaattaaaacgagttcaaacatattttaaccaattaCATAATCTAACCATTTCTGAGAAACTTTCTTCATTTCTCACCATGCAAAAGAATTACTACTACTAATAACAACAATGATAACAAGGGTGTAGTAGGTGGGAGAAAATATTGTTGCGACAGACAATCACGAACTCGAACTAACCCGAGGAGATTAATAACAACGATAACAACAAAAACCCATCATTTATCCATGATTTTTAAAACTCAAGCAGGCCTATTTCTTTTGTTACCACCTGATTTCATGGCACCATTAGAATCCCCATCAGAGGAAGAAGCATCCATGGATTTGGTGTAAGAAGTTGAAAGATCAGCATATAAATCAACCACCCTCCTTATGTTGTTGTTGAGCTCCCTAATTAGACCAACATTTCTGGTCAAGTTGTCAGGGATCTTGGTCTCATGGTTCTGGTTTATCTCATTGATCAGCAACCTGTTCTGGTCCAATATATTCTGGACCTGCACAAAGTTCTTCTGAAATGTCTGCACCACTTTGGTATCTATTTCACCCCCATTCCCTAGCCCTGAATATGTCTCATcctccattattattattattattttcactttttagaGTCAGAGTTCTATCAGATCAAAAACCAGACctgaacccaaaaaaaaaaaaaaaagttaaaatgtaaaaaagCCACTAGTTTTTGTTTAATAAAGGGTTAATTCCACTTTTAGTCCCTCCACTAAGTAAAAATTGGGATTTAATCCTTCTGTGTTTTTCTAttgttataatgttattagtaacTATGAGTACTTAaaaattattgtttattttattatttttactattattgttgttgttattattagtatttatGATGAGATGAGAAAAAAGCAGATCCCATTTCCATAAAAGGTAACCTTCTTTAATGTACtcagaaaaaaaaacctaacctaaAGCACAGTGTTTCAATGAAAAATCcccaaaaataaaatcaaaaattgtcaaataaagaggcaaccattattaatctttacataacataaataaaaatgtcaataaaaaaaaacaacaaaaatgtacATAGCTTCtatcaaattaaatcaaacacagaaaaagaaaacaaacttTCTTGCTTTAAATTCAAAGAAGATGAACTCTTCAGAACTTCccaggaaaaaaaaaattaaaagcacaTTCATTTAAgtacaaaagaaaaggaaacaaagaTAGGGAAAGAGATGGTTTCTTAAagatagaaatataaattattattttataattaatttttatataactaCCTTGAAAACCTGGACCATTATATCCTGCGAAGGAGGAGATACTGATTGTGAGGAAGAAGAAGACGAGGGATTCCCGAGGAATAGTGGAAAAATATTGCCGGTTAAAATCTCAGGCACCcaccaaagaaaaaagaaatagctTTCTGAATTTTGAGAGAGTTTTTAgatagagagagagaaagagagagagagacaaCATGTAGATTTTGACAGTCACGCTCGAACCCCCCTCTCTTTGTGTGtctaaatatttgattaaattatttaataatgatttattttttaatattattaaccaATATTTTTAGAATTGTATCCGTGATTGAActgattaaaaaattatataaaataaaaaaataaaatgtatttttttcagatccaacatttacattttattccattaattaaatttaaatattataacgtgtttaataaattttaattttttattttatataaaattttcaatgaatAATAAACTCATTATTAAAAATgttaacaatttttaaatatgtatatttgaaataaattatctctttttcaagaaaaatgattatatgttcaacttttatccaaaactattcaaaatagtacaaaataaagattaaatttaattttcaaaattaagatttattttgaccaaacaataaaattacattcaatacttaatttttactattttaccgAATAAATCTttaatataaattctatagttataaaattcaatattaaaatattaaaatatatttttttagcacttgatttttcaaattattaacaatACATTATTCactaaatatttaatttgaagttatttttttaaataaaagctttaaaaagtaaaagtaaaattttaaatccatCATTAGCAAAAATATAAAGTGAATTTAAATATCCAAAATGTATAATTGTTGCGGGTTTAAATTACACGtgaatcataaataaaataataaatgaatcaaaataaaatttttagttgaCACTAATCTCGAATTCCATCCTTAAACAAATTTTGTTCTTTATCCTTATATCATATATAATAATAAgtattatatataaattcatatatatcacaaaaataaataaattatttacaaattaccTTTCATATCCCTTTATTATAagaaatggatcaatttagtgtATGTACGTACTATTAGAAATAATCAAATAAGGCCAAATATTAacatttaatgtttaaaaattacatgaaatatatatttcatttgaaGAACCATATAAGCTTTAAAAGTATTAACTCTCTTAAACAACAACTAATAACTTGGTTAAAATTTAGCCTTATTTGATTCTTTATAGTAGTGTAAGGATGAATAGACCAATTTGATTCGGTATCTATGAGGCTTAGTGGTAGAGCCAGGGGCAGGTAGGGGCCTGAGCTcccctaaaatggaaattttttttatttaggccatttatagtttataaaattttaaattagtaataataaaattacattttggcctcacgaaaataataaaaaattggtttaatcatgtaaaaattataaagatacagattattaaaatagtaaaattatatttttaccatcGTAAAAATATGCAATTTAATTCCGCCCCCTAAAATTTTTCTAGCTCCGCCACTGGTGAGGCTTTTAAATATCTCTACTATTATAAAAATCTGAGTTTGAATTGATGTCACGAATTAACGATATACCAACTCaattataaaaacatttaaatattaatttttagaaaaataacaaatattatcataagatttttttatataaaatcaatttaaaagcAATTTAAAATTAATCCTTCTATAAAAAAATCTACCCTTTCTATTTGGAAAAATAGCTATCCGGGTCTGATATTGATTATTTCCACGTGGCGTTTAAAAAATGATGGGAAATTTGTCATCTATGATTAAGGGTCCCACCATCTGATTTTCAAGTTTGTGAAGGAACGTTTCAttttcaacttttctttttttcctcctTTAGAAAGATAATTAGCTAAaagaaaattaacaaattaagCCCTCGACgtctataaaatttttattttagttctaattctaaaatattcaaaaaatattaaaa containing:
- the LOC107932202 gene encoding protein ELF4-LIKE 3 encodes the protein MEDETYSGLGNGGEIDTKVVQTFQKNFVQVQNILDQNRLLINEINQNHETKIPDNLTRNVGLIRELNNNIRRVVDLYADLSTSYTKSMDASSSDGDSNGAMKSGGNKRNRPA